The following proteins are encoded in a genomic region of Syntrophotaleaceae bacterium:
- a CDS encoding formate/nitrite transporter family protein: MSNFAPPAELSKAFISIGKAKATNTALKLFVLGILAGVFIGFAAHVATTVGTGDWTILGLKKFFIGAVFSFGLMLVVIPGSELFTGNNLLTIALLNREITIGQMLRNWLIVYAGNLVGSLALAWMIASGSGLLSGPVGGTAINIAYEKITAGGAAHTSMYFWRAVGCNWLVCLAIMMAAASKDITGKVLGIFFPIMAFVVAGFEHSVANMYFIPAGILAKSSAAAVAASGKSAELIAGLNWASMWTNNLLVVTAGNIVGGAVLCGAVYWWAFVRGTAKNVEVPVAEPAKPVEPVAVHAVRESAVRG; this comes from the coding sequence ATGTCGAACTTTGCACCACCCGCGGAACTGTCCAAAGCGTTTATCAGCATCGGCAAGGCCAAGGCGACCAATACCGCCTTGAAGCTTTTCGTGCTGGGCATCCTGGCCGGCGTTTTCATCGGCTTCGCCGCCCATGTCGCCACCACCGTCGGAACCGGCGACTGGACCATTTTAGGATTGAAAAAATTCTTTATCGGCGCCGTCTTCAGCTTCGGCCTCATGCTGGTCGTAATTCCCGGCTCGGAACTCTTTACCGGCAATAACCTCCTGACCATCGCCCTGCTCAACAGGGAGATCACGATCGGCCAGATGCTGCGCAACTGGCTTATCGTCTATGCCGGAAACCTGGTTGGCTCCCTGGCCCTGGCCTGGATGATCGCCTCCGGTTCCGGCCTGCTATCCGGACCGGTCGGGGGCACAGCCATCAACATCGCCTATGAAAAGATCACGGCCGGGGGAGCCGCCCACACGTCCATGTATTTCTGGCGCGCCGTCGGCTGCAACTGGCTTGTCTGCCTGGCGATCATGATGGCTGCCGCCTCGAAGGATATTACCGGCAAGGTTCTCGGTATCTTCTTCCCCATCATGGCTTTCGTCGTCGCCGGATTCGAGCACTCCGTGGCCAACATGTACTTCATTCCGGCCGGCATTCTTGCCAAATCCTCAGCCGCCGCCGTCGCCGCCTCCGGCAAATCTGCCGAACTGATCGCAGGGCTGAACTGGGCATCGATGTGGACCAACAACCTGCTGGTCGTCACCGCCGGCAACATCGTCGGCGGGGCCGTGCTGTGCGGGGCGGTCTACTGGTGGGCCTTTGTCCGCGGAACCGCCAAAAACGTCGAAGTCCCCGTTGCGGAACCGGCCAAACCGGTGGAACCGGTGGCCGTCCATGCGGTCCGGGAATCGGCCGTGCGAGGATAA
- a CDS encoding transposase: MPRQPRLDIPGLVFHIMGRGIEGRNIFQDDKDREGFLKRLADEVSKPGGPHLYAWALLPNHFHLLIRNGEGLLSPMMRRLMTGHAVSYNLRHKRQGHLFQNRYKSIVVEEEPYFLELVRYIHLNPVRAGILQNMEELARYRYTGHSVLVGQRKFQAQEEDAVLGRFADRRNVALNGYLDYLAAGISQGRREELRGGGLARSLGGERLSNSEERELSDERILGGGHFVEEVLNLDDKGDEERKASVEDILRAVAIKSGVNSEQILGTSRNRVISRARRRFYLMASRKVGVTITMLARLTGRSHVAVKLAIEQAELEEEEQKI; the protein is encoded by the coding sequence ATGCCGAGACAGCCGAGACTGGATATCCCCGGTTTGGTTTTCCATATTATGGGTCGAGGGATAGAGGGGCGGAATATCTTTCAGGACGATAAGGACCGAGAAGGATTTTTAAAGAGGTTGGCTGATGAAGTCAGCAAACCCGGCGGGCCTCACCTATATGCCTGGGCCTTGCTTCCAAACCATTTTCATCTGCTCATCCGAAACGGTGAAGGTCTTTTGTCACCGATGATGCGCCGGCTGATGACCGGGCATGCCGTGTCCTATAATTTAAGGCATAAAAGACAAGGACATCTTTTTCAGAACCGATACAAGAGCATTGTGGTGGAGGAAGAGCCCTATTTCCTGGAGTTAGTTCGATATATTCACCTTAATCCTGTTCGTGCCGGCATCCTCCAGAATATGGAAGAATTGGCAAGATATCGGTATACAGGTCATTCCGTGCTTGTCGGGCAAAGAAAATTTCAGGCCCAGGAAGAGGATGCGGTATTGGGGAGATTCGCTGATAGGCGGAATGTTGCTTTAAATGGCTATCTAGATTATTTAGCGGCTGGGATTTCCCAAGGAAGAAGAGAGGAGTTGCGCGGCGGAGGCTTGGCCCGGAGTCTCGGAGGAGAGAGATTGTCCAATTCCGAGGAAAGGGAGCTTTCGGATGAGAGAATTCTTGGCGGCGGTCATTTTGTTGAGGAGGTTCTCAATCTCGATGATAAGGGCGATGAGGAGAGGAAGGCATCTGTCGAGGATATTTTGAGGGCGGTGGCAATCAAAAGTGGTGTTAATTCCGAGCAAATTCTCGGGACAAGTCGCAATCGAGTGATCAGTCGAGCTCGAAGGCGGTTCTACCTCATGGCGAGCCGGAAAGTTGGTGTGACCATAACGATGTTGGCGAGGTTGACCGGGAGGAGCCATGTGGCCGTGAAGCTGGCCATCGAGCAGGCTGAACTGGAGGAAGAAGAGCAGAAAATTTGA
- a CDS encoding capsule assembly Wzi family protein yields MSDTLPLDSWVYPALDKLAGLGLIDSVLQGARPYSRIEAARQVREALAKSESADPPPAVHELLDRLERFFGDELGEGAAPGSYLKPRELQFTYLYQDGDESVYAGTDRVDARQYALNYNNDGIDYGEHHNGQLIFQAEAKLGEHVLLSARPLLEILEDGDSTSFSLLHGKAALGLGPFEVSVGRQSLWWGQGRHGSLVLTNNAKPLDMVRITNPTPVLIPWIFKYLGPFRFDVFWSELEEDRVVPEPYFAGLRLNVKPLPWFEVGASRTVIFGGDGRPDVGWDDFLTILGGKNLEGDEDNSNNIAALDARLRLPFLWGAEIYGEYGGEDEAGSFLANRAWLAGLYLPRIEPSGRASMRLEYADLSEIDTNSPPWYRHGIYRSGYTYEGKIMGHHAGGGAKDIYGEVQLILPQDLLMTMGIDYESRGYDQPVREKHYQGLLKLNWEFREHLALNLGLGYGRIENADYEDGNDETHFSGSFGLMGTW; encoded by the coding sequence GTGTCCGACACACTACCCCTTGATAGCTGGGTCTATCCCGCCCTGGACAAGCTCGCCGGTTTGGGACTGATCGATTCCGTGCTGCAGGGTGCCCGTCCCTATTCCCGGATCGAGGCGGCTCGCCAGGTGCGGGAAGCTCTCGCCAAATCCGAGTCTGCCGACCCTCCCCCTGCCGTCCATGAACTGCTGGACAGGCTGGAGCGGTTTTTCGGTGATGAACTCGGCGAGGGAGCCGCTCCGGGCAGCTATCTCAAACCGCGGGAGCTGCAGTTCACCTACCTGTATCAGGACGGAGACGAATCGGTCTATGCAGGGACCGATCGAGTCGACGCCCGCCAGTACGCCCTCAATTACAATAATGACGGCATCGACTACGGCGAGCATCACAATGGCCAGTTGATTTTCCAGGCCGAGGCCAAGCTGGGGGAGCATGTCCTGCTGAGCGCCCGGCCGCTGCTGGAGATCCTGGAAGACGGGGACTCCACCTCCTTCTCGCTTCTGCATGGCAAGGCTGCCCTTGGCCTGGGGCCCTTCGAAGTCTCCGTCGGCCGCCAATCCCTCTGGTGGGGACAAGGTCGGCACGGCTCACTGGTCCTGACCAATAACGCCAAGCCCCTCGACATGGTGCGGATCACCAACCCCACCCCCGTTCTGATTCCCTGGATATTCAAATACCTCGGCCCTTTCCGCTTCGACGTCTTCTGGAGCGAACTGGAAGAGGACCGGGTCGTCCCGGAACCCTATTTCGCCGGCCTGCGGCTCAACGTCAAGCCCCTGCCCTGGTTCGAGGTGGGCGCTTCGCGGACGGTCATTTTCGGCGGAGATGGCCGGCCGGACGTTGGCTGGGATGACTTCCTGACCATTCTGGGCGGCAAAAACCTGGAAGGCGACGAGGACAACAGTAACAACATCGCCGCTCTCGATGCCCGCCTGCGCCTGCCCTTTCTCTGGGGGGCGGAAATCTACGGCGAGTACGGCGGCGAGGACGAGGCCGGGTCCTTTCTGGCCAACAGGGCCTGGCTTGCGGGCCTGTACCTGCCGCGGATCGAGCCGTCCGGCAGAGCCAGCATGCGGCTGGAGTACGCCGACCTGTCCGAAATCGATACCAATTCCCCTCCCTGGTATCGGCACGGCATTTATCGTTCCGGCTACACTTACGAAGGCAAGATCATGGGTCACCACGCGGGGGGTGGCGCCAAGGACATCTATGGCGAGGTGCAGCTCATTCTGCCTCAAGACCTGCTGATGACCATGGGCATCGATTACGAGAGCCGAGGATATGACCAGCCCGTGCGAGAGAAGCACTACCAGGGGCTTTTGAAGCTCAACTGGGAATTCAGGGAACATCTGGCCCTGAATCTTGGTCTGGGATATGGACGGATTGAAAACGCAGATTACGAGGACGGCAACGACGAGACCCATTTTTCGGGTTCTTTCGGATTAATGGGGACATGGTAG